A genomic window from Papaver somniferum cultivar HN1 unplaced genomic scaffold, ASM357369v1 unplaced-scaffold_15, whole genome shotgun sequence includes:
- the LOC113335587 gene encoding uncharacterized protein LOC113335587 — protein MVACKVSNDNMNPSQNVRNPGMNSCMAGIAPPSFGNCFNMKIMVWNCREATRPSFLRFIKDLVKRGRPSIVALLETRLMDFEAKGIVSQLGFTDCIVVDPEGFSSGLVFLWNKETVDIQATAESRWIIHAVVTVKNQDPWLLSTDVVVKCNLIDAGSTGPKFTWNNKRTGGANIQERLDTVLINSLWRSKFHNAQKSWKDNNSGSASSTFVSNINNLHKDAKIWNKTTFGDIRNQIKTSRHNLTVAQDEFDSNPSIENKGKMTRCLYEYRKVLQMEETFWKQKSRVQWPAEGNRNTKFFHIFALVRRNTNKNTMLKNSDGIWLRDEKDIEDHIVTHFEALFTDSGWDPRDDRELCQLVPNVITSDENVSLTRMVTTGEIKKALSQLGALKVPGPDGFQGIFFSKYWDQIGPNVCEMIT, from the exons ATGGTGGCTTGCAAGGTGAGCAACGACAACATGAATCCCTCACAGAATGTGAGGAACCCAGGAATGAATAGTTGCATGGCTGGTATTGCCCCTCCCTCTTTTGGTAATTGTTTTAATATGAAAATCATGGTTTGGAATTGTAGAGAGGCTACCAGGCCCTCTTTTCTGAGGTTTATTAAAGATCTGGTGAAGAGAGGAAGGCCTTCTATTGTGGCTTTACTTGAAACTCGTTTAATGGATTTTGAGGCTAAGGGAATTGTTAGTCAGTTGGGTTTTACTGACTGTATTGTGGTTGATCCTGAAGGGTTTTctagtggacttgtttttctctGGAACAAAGAAACTGTTGACATTCAAGCCACTGCAGAATCCAGATGGATTATTCATGCTGTTGTTACTGTCAAAAATCAGGATCCATGGCTGCTTTCTACT GATGTTGTTGTTAAGTGCAATTTGATTGATGCTGGGTCTACTGGTCCTAAATTCACTTGGAACAATAAGCGAACTGGTGGAGCTAATATCCAGGAAAGATTAGACACAGTCCTCATCAACTCTCTTTGGAGAAGCAAATTCCATAATGCTCAG AAAAGTTGGAAAGACAATAATAGCGGATCCGCCTCTTCTACATTTGTTTCTAATATTAACAACCTTCATAAGGATGCTAAAATTTGGAACAAGACCACTTTTGGCGATATTAGGAATCAGATAAAAACCTCTAGACATAATTTGACCGTAGCTCAGGATGAATTTGATAGTAATCCTAGTATTGAAAACAAAGGTAAAATGACTAGATGTTTGTATGAGTACCGGAAAGTCTTGCAAATGGAAGAGaccttttggaaacaaaaatctaGAGTGCAGTGGCCTGCTGAGGGCAATAGAAATACtaagtttttccatattttcgccCTTGTCAGAAGAAATACGAATAAAAACACTATGCTTAAAAATTCTGATGGGATTTGGCTTCGTGACGAAAAAGATATTGAGGATCATATTGTTACTCATTTTGAGGCTTTGTTTACTGACTCTGGATGGGATCCTAGAGATGATCGAGAACTTTGTCAACTTGTCCCTAATGTTATCACAAGTGATGAAAATGTCTCTCTCACCAGAATGGTTACAACTGGTGAGATTAAGAAAGCTCTTAGCCAGCTAGGGGCTCTGAAAGTCCCTGGTCCGGATGGCTTTCAAGGTATTTTTTTCTCCAAATACTGGGATCAAATTGGTCCAAATGTTTGCGAAATGATTACATAA
- the LOC113335588 gene encoding uncharacterized protein LOC113335588: MEGSIDYDPITPELYQRVSSIIHVKEEDVITISCSPMNSGYRCRLLRLLAGQFKIYFKPSRVAIVVASMCSQFCSPGYFSGDKKSQAQQQVTSRVPKNPKHNSLKLKSYSLAYQELIQVYFEATDVIINSIIVSQCSAKWTTTPVIID, encoded by the exons ATGGAAGGATCAATTGATTATGATCCCATTACTCCTGAACTGTATCAAAGGGTATCTTCAATAATCCATGTGAAAGAGGAAGATGTCATTACCATCTCTTGTTCACCAATGAATTCTGGTTATCGTTGTCGTCTTTTGAGGTTACTGGCAGGGCAGTTCAAAATTTATTTCAAACCTTCAAGG GTTGCCATTGTTGTGGCTAGTATGTGTTCACAATTTTGCTCTCCAG GGTACTTCTCGGGTGACAAAAAATCCCAAGCACAACAGCAGGTTACTTCTAGGGTGCCAAAAAATCCCAAGCACAACAGCTTGAAGCTAAAGTCGTATTCGCTTGCATACCAGGAGCTGATCCAAGTTTACTTCGAAGCGACTGATGTTATTATCAACTCTATCATTGTTTCTCAGTGTAGTGCTAAGTGGACTACCACTCCTGTAATAATAGATTGA